In Mercurialis annua linkage group LG5, ddMerAnnu1.2, whole genome shotgun sequence, a single genomic region encodes these proteins:
- the LOC126681656 gene encoding uncharacterized protein LOC126681656, translating to MEGREEPPPPGVVVTTTGLPASSGPIIPPLIPEGGIRISVPISSGTIPATTGVAYDITPPPMMRNVQGIHPLRNTTSPWGYYTPQYQPPMTYQQQAGGWYPGYYPWSQPNQPGYPRPVQPIPFPSLDTEGTVTSAAQIPPYVPQGVPMPPLYHEAVMKSINDFQDHLIGLARDQEKFAEKQNQGVDVGTRRGKDPPVTKEKERGNAPRRGQSEPILQKEKEQLDKGPGAVPLLGDKTAQEKVAEAVVRNSGRIHVIEDDKSKGTKMPGKHSKDAESHSSNKRRGADERSNIDEKIKNAMKKYQKEGKGAEEEREDEDSPLNSEIQSVRFPSRFKLPTFEPFDGTGDPKSHISKFKTIMMLQDVTDPMLCRVFPATLKASAQKWYSCLKAGSISSFSDLASAFKARFRTNIPMQKSSSDLRKCKQGEQETLKNFVERFNKEAVQIENLNHDTAIEAMKMGTKFEELRDKILMKKPTTFQDLMLIAHKYVELDEARRTLTKQHEHTKQDSSRYRGKKEEERPRTQRYHVKGPHNDALVIEAIIRNHLVKRILVDEGSSVNLLTLEAFKEMKGSTTDLRKSSFPLVGLGGAPIRPEGTVSLYVELGNRSEGPVKKMHAQFNVVDLPLAYNSILGRPFLYQTGAVTSIRLLTLKMPTPSGIVVVRGDQEMAKECCLVTTKEDESLTIEAFPGDAVEEEESQGAEPVGVMKELHLTETKMVKVGTEVPEKVAHEIIEILKKNVESFATEPTEIVGINPKVASHKLNVIPGSVPKVQKKRRFTEERQKIIADEVNILEAADFIREVFYPEWVANVVLVKKANGKYRMCVDFTDLNKACPKDNYPLPNIDQLVDSTACYLLYSFVDAAQGYHQIPMEEKDQEKTSFVTDRGTYCYKVMPFGLKNAGATYQRLVNFMFQDQLGKNVEAYVDDIIVKSLTAEEHAQDLEETFKVLNKFGMKLNPAKCAFGVKAGKFLGYLISQRGIEANPEKIQAVIDMKAPQSVRDVQKLNGRVTALGRFISSSAKKCLPFFKQLRNMKKFKWDEDCQVAFEELKAFLTNPPLLSRPVVGETLYLYLSVGRETIASVLVREEEEEQWSIYYISRTLKGAELNYPTIDKLALAVVVTTKKLKPYFQGHTVIVRTNQPLRKALHRPETSGRLVSWSVQLGEHDIRYEPRTTLKAQALADFVAEMTEKPCDSATEELTWNLFVDGASSDQGAGAGVVLLGPHKIAIEYAVHLSFKATNNVAEYEALLTGLEIATEVKAEKLKIHSDSQLVTSQVLGQFQTKDQNMAKYMARAKEQLKKIEKNGGQWEIIPIPREENTRADAIAKAAAVKSQLYVSLQMKEERLTPTVEEQQVLPVAVLDPWMQPIVAYLADRVLPEGRTEAAKLVRISSATVPDLSHTPMV from the exons ATGGAGGGAAGAGAAGAACCACCACCGCCGGGAGTGGTCGTGACAACAACAGGCTTACCAGCAAGCAGTGGTCCGATCATCCCACCCCTGATACCCGAAGGAGGAATCAGAATTAGCGTTCCGATCTCCAGTGGGACCATACCAGCAACCACGGGGGTCGCGTACGACATCACACCACCACCCATGATGAGAAACGTTCAGGGCATACACCCACTGAGGAACACAACCTCGCCGTGGGGATATTATACTCCACAATACCAGCCACCTATGACCTATCAGCAACAGGCAGGAGGATGGTATCCAGGTTACTATCCGTGGAGCCAACCAAACCAACCAGGGTATCCGCGACCCGTCCAGCCTATTCCTTTCCCGTCTCTGGACACAGAAGGGACAGTGACGTCAGCGGCGCAGATACCCCCATACGTACCCCAGGGGGTGCCTATGCCACCCCTCTATCACGAGGCAGTAATGAAGAGCATCAATGATTTCCAGGACCACCTGATAGGACTAGCAAGAGATCAGGAGAAATTCGCAGAAAAGCAAAACCAGGGAGTTGACGTAGGAACCAGACGTGGAAAGGACCCCCCAGTCACCAAGGAAAAAGAAAGAGGAAACGCACCGAGAAGAGGACAATCGGAGCCCATACTACAAAAGGAGAAGGAGCAGCTAGACAAGGGACCAGGAGCAGTCCCGCTCCTGGGAGATAAGACGGCCCAGGAGAAGGTCGCAGAAGCAGTGGTGCGGAATAGCGGTCGAATTCATGTAATCGAAGACGACAAATCAAAAGGAACCAAGATGCCAGGGAAGCACAGCAAAGACGCAGAAAGCCATTCATCCAACAAGAGGAGGGGAGCGGACGAAAGGAGCAACATTGACGAGAAAATTAAGAACGCCATGAAGAAATATCAGAAAGAAGGCAAGGGAGCAGAGGAAGAGCGAGAGGACGAAGATTCCCCACTTAACTCAGAGATACAGTCGGTAAGGTTCCCTTCGAGGTTTAAACTACCAACTTTTGAGCCTTTTGATGGAACAGGAGATCCGAAAAGCCACATCTCAAAGTTCAAGACGATCATGATGCTACAAGATGTGACTGATCCCATGCTCTGTAGAGTGTTCCCTGCGACGTTAAAAGCATCGGCGCAAAAATGGTACTCATGTCTTAAGGCAGGGTCAATAAGTTCCTTCTCCGACTTAGCATCGGCATTCAAAGCAAGGTTCAGGACAAACATCCCCATGCAGAAGAGTTCCAGCGACTTGAGGAAGTGCAAGCAAGGAGAGCAGGAGACCCTCAAAAATTTCGTGGAAAGATTCAACAAGGAAGCAGTGCAAATCGAAAACCTGAACCATGACACAGCCATCGAAGCAATGAAGATGGGAACAAAGTTTGAAGAACTCCGTGACAAGATCCTGATGAAAAAGCCAACCACCTTTCAAGACTTAATGCTGATCGCTCACAAATATGTGGAACTAGACGAAGCCAGACGAACCCTCACGAAACAACATGAGCACACCAAGCAGGATAGTTCCAGATATCGAGGGAAGAAGGAGGAAGAACGGCCACGGACTCAGCGATATCACGTGAAGGGACCACACAATGACGCGTTGGTAATAGAAGCCATAATCAGGAATCACCTAGTAAAACGGATACTGGTAGATGAAGGCAGTTCCGTGAACTTATTAACCTTGGAGGCATTCAAAGAGATGAAAGGCTCAACAACAGACCTGCGGAAGTCCTCATTCCCACTAGTAGGCCTGGGAGGAGCACCAATACGTCCAGAAGGGACAGTAAGTTTATATGTGGAATTGGGAAATAGAAGTGAAGGGCCAGTCAAAAAGATGCATGCTCAGTTTAATGTAGTAGACCTGCCACTGGCCTACAACAGCATACTGGGCAGACCATTCTTGTACCAGACAGGAGCAGTAACTAGCATCAGGCTGCTAACCCTGAAAATGCCAACACCATCTGGGATAGTAGTGGTCAGAGGAGACCAGGAGATGGCCAAGGAATGCTGCTTGGTTACAACAAAGGAAGATGAAAGTTTGACTATTGAGGCGTTCCCAGGAGACGCAGTAGAAGAGGAGGAGTCACAAGGAGCAGAACCAGTAGGCGTCATGAAAGAGCTTCACCTAACTGAGACCAAGATGGTCAAAGTAGGCACAGAAGTACCAGAAAAGGTAGCACATGAAATAATAGAGATACTGAAAAAGAACGTGGAATCTTTCGCTACTGAACCAACGGAGATCGTGGGAATCAATCCCAAAGTAGCGTCGCACAAACTGAACGTGATCCCAGGCAGTGTACCCAAAGTCCAAAAGAAGAGGAGGTTCACTGAGGAGAGGCAGAAGATAATCGCAGACGAAGTAAACATTTTGGAGGCAGCAGATTTTATCCGCGAAGTTTTCTACCCTGAATGGGTGGCAAACGTCGTCCTAGTAAAGAAGGCAAACGGGAAGTACAGGATGTGTGTCGATTTCACAGACTTGAACAAGGCCTGCCCAAAGGACAACTATCCGCTCCCCAACATAGACCAGTTAGTAGACTCAACAGCTTGTTATCTCCTATATAGTTTCGTAGACGCAGCGCAGGGGTATCATCAAATACCGATGGAGGAGAAGGATCAAGAGAAAACATCATTCGTCACAGACCGAGGGACATACTGTTACAAAGTCATGCCGTTTGGATTAAAGAACGCAGGAGCCACCTATCAACGTCTGGTCAACTTCATGTTCCAAGACCAGCTGGGGAAGAATGTAGAAGCCTACGTGGACGACATAATTGTGAAGAGCCTAACAGCAGAGGAACACGCCCAAGACTTAGAAGAAACCTTCAAAGTCCTGAACAAGTTCGGAATGAAACTCAACCCGGCAAAATGTGCTTTCGGTGTTAAAGCAGGAAAATTCCTAGGCTATCTGATCAGCCAACGAGGAATAGAAGCAAACCCAGAAAAGATCCAAGCAGTGATAGATATGAAGGCCCCCCAGAGCGTGAGGGACGTACAGAAGTTGAATGGCAGAGTCACGGCACTGGGACGTTTCATTTCTTCCTCAGCCAAAAAATGCCTGCCGTTTTTCAAACAACTCCGGaacatgaaaaaattcaaatgggaCGAAGACTGTCAAGTCGCATTCGAAGAATTAAAGGCATTCTTGACCAACCCGCCCCTACTGAGTAGGCCCGTAGTCGGGGAGACCCTGTACCTGTACTTATCGGTAGGGAGAGAGACCATCGCCTCAGTACTGGTACGGGAGGAAGAGGAGGAGCAGTGGTCGATATACTATATAAGCAGAACGCTAAAAGGGGCAGAGCTCAATTACCCAACCATAGACAAACTTGCACTTGCCGTCGTCGTAACCACCAAAAAGCTCAAGCCGTATTTCCAAGGACACACAGTCATAGTACGCACAAACCAGCCTTTGAGGAAAGCATTGCACCGACCTGAGACTTCAGGACGATTGGTCAGTTGGTCAGTACAACTAGGAGAGCACGACATCAGGTACGAGCCAAGGACAACGTTGAAAGCTCAGGCACTTGCGGACTTCGTGGCAGAGATGACAGAGAAACCATGTGACTCAGCAACCGAGGAGTTGACATGGAACCTATTCGTAGACGGAGCCTCCAGTGACCAAGGAGCAGGAGCAGGTGTAGTCCTATTAGGACCTCACAAAATCGCAATTGAGTATGCAGTACACCTAAGCTTCAAGGCTACCAACAATGTGGCAG aatatgaggccctcttAACAGGACTCGAAATCGCGACTGAAGTAAAGGCAGAAAAGCTAAAAATCCATAGTGATTCCCAACTAGTCACTAGCCAGGTGCTGGGACAATTCCAAACCAAGGACCAAAACATGGCGAAATACATGGCAAGAGCAAAGGAACAACTCAAGAAGATCGAAAAAAACGGAGGACAGTGGGAAATCATACCCATCCCCAGAGAAGAGAACACTAGAGCAGACGCAATAGCCAAGGCAGCCGCAGTGAAAAGCCAGCTATATGTATCACTCCAAATGAAGGAGGAGCGGTTAACACCAACGGTAGAGGAGCAGCAGGTATTACCAGTCGCAGTCCTAGATCCATGGATGCAACCCATAGTGGCATATTTAGCGGACAGA